The Oncorhynchus nerka isolate Pitt River linkage group LG9a, Oner_Uvic_2.0, whole genome shotgun sequence genome has a segment encoding these proteins:
- the LOC115134452 gene encoding leucine-rich repeat and transmembrane domain-containing protein 2-like: protein MQPLDRTHPESLVYAALPSLLLVLLGLLEAASGCPTLCICKSNGTDCTGLALLSLTTVLPLLPQDTRTLRLPHNNLSSLGDRDLSNLSALELLDLSDNHLFSLQPGAFSGLSSLQWLNLSGNNLGDCPLPTSLDPSNQTEVTQSNRSCWGLSRELFQGLWTLKGLDLSLNGLVVLPMGLLDELQGLAWLSLAGNKLQSLDRATFQPLGSLLSLQLAGNPWECDCNLRDFKHWMEWMLYRHGQVDAVKCNLPKELRGQDIRSIPIEMFNYCLQLDNQDSVPGYNGPRGGSPPCVGRINGPMNGPQVNQEECVRQRYRPVSVRRAWGTQIVAACVCGVVCVLMVVAATYGCIYASLMAKYQRELKNRGQPLMAGEGGGETDAEDGACMSSPTSPDEPELKESSPIVHGYRITGF, encoded by the exons ATGCAGCCCCTTGACAGGACCCACCCGGAGAGCCTGG TCTATGCAGCCCTGCCCAGTCTACTGCTGGTACTGCTCGGTCTGCTAGAGGCGGCTAGCGGTTGTCCCACCTTGTGCATCTGCAAAAGCAATGGCACAGACTGTACAGGCCTAGCTCTGCTCTCCCTAACCACCGTCCTGCCCCTGCTGCCCCAGGACACCCGCACCCTCCGCCTGCCCCACAACAACCTCTCCTCCCTAGGCGACAGGGACCTGTCCAACCTCAGCGCTCTGGAGCTCCTGGACCTCTCCGACAACCACCTCTTCAGCCTGCAGCCAGGGGCATTCTCTGGACTCAGTAGCCTCCAGTGGCTCAACCTCTCTGGTAACAATCTGGGTGACTGCCCCCTTCCTACCTCTCTTGACCCCAGTAACCAGACGGAGGTGACACAGAGTAACAGGAGTTGCTGGGGGCTGAGCCGAGAGCTGTTCCAGGGTCTGTGGACACTGAAAGGGCTGGACTTGTCGCTGAACGGCCTGGTTGTTCTGCCCATGGGCCTGCTGGACGAGCTCCAGGGCCTGGCCTGGCTGTCTCTGGCTGGAAACAAGCTGCAGAGCTTAGACAGAGCCACCTTCCAGCCCCTGGGCAGCCTGTTGAGCCTCCAACTGGCAGGGAACCCATGGGAGTGTGACTGCAACCTGAGGGACTTCAAGCACTGGATGGAGTGGATGCtgtacagac ATGGGCAGGTGGATGCTGTGAAGTGCAACCTCCCCAAAGAGCTGAGGGGGCAGGACATCCGCAGCATCCCCATAGAGATGTTCAACTACTGCCTGCAGCTGGACAACCAGGACAGTGTCCCTGGCTACAACGGGCCCAGAGGAGGAAGCCCACCCTGCGTCGGTCGGATTAACGGGCCCATGAACGGGCCCCAGGTTAACCAAGAAGAATGTGTGCGCCAGCGCTACCGGCCCGTTAGCGTGCGCAGGGCCTGGGGGACTCAGATCGTGGCGGCGTGTGTGTGCGGCGTGGTGTGCGTGTTGATGGTGGTGGCGGCCACCTACGGCTGTATCTACGCCTCTCTCATGGCCAAGTACCAGAGGGAGCTGAAGAACAGAGGGCAGCCGCTGATggcgggggagggagggggggagacagaTGCTGAGGACGGAGCCTGTATGTCCTCCCCAACGTCACCAGATGAGCCAGAGCTGAAGGAGTCCAGCCCGATAGTCCACGGATACAGAATAACAGGCTTTTGA